Proteins from a single region of Halorubrum sp. 2020YC2:
- a CDS encoding Gar1/Naf1 family protein: MRRVGTVVRTAGGLAIARGDPGADPPRIGASVVDESLSTVGRVVDVFGPVGHPYVAVTPGDGVGLPDLVGGKLYAR; this comes from the coding sequence GTGCGGCGCGTCGGCACCGTCGTCCGCACCGCCGGCGGACTCGCGATCGCTCGCGGCGACCCGGGCGCCGACCCGCCGCGGATCGGCGCGAGCGTCGTCGACGAGTCGCTCTCCACGGTCGGCCGCGTCGTCGACGTGTTCGGGCCGGTCGGTCACCCTTACGTGGCCGTCACGCCCGGCGACGGCGTCGGACTCCCCGACCTCGTCGGCGGGAAACTGTACGCGCGGTAG
- a CDS encoding NADH-quinone oxidoreductase subunit N: MVNALPQVAALLPVLLLGFTGLALLLVDTISPDERSNTSMAAVSTLGALASLAATVWFVASGTGSVDTGGAITLFADAIKVDTMALFFTAIFASVTALVVVAGHDYFHDHANPAAFYSLVTFAATGMALLAVANSLAVVFVALEMVSLPSYVLVAYLKRNRGSVEAGMKYFLVGALSSAIFLFGISLVYAATGSLILSDIASASIEGLTGVLGVGIVMMIGGVAFKTASVPFHFWAPEAYEGAPAPVSAFLSSASKAAGFVVAFRVFTEAFPLEMAVSANIDWMLAFAVLAAVTMTVGNFAAAVQEEVKRMLAYSSIGHAGYALIGVAALTVDGPANGTVMATAMTHLLVYGFMNTGAFLFVAMAERWGVGKTFADYAGLARRAPVASTAMAVFMFSLAGLPPFAGFFSKYFLFQAAIDNGFLWLAGLGAINSVVSLYYYSRVVKALWLDDPETQSALDAVDVRPTALYAAVVFAAVATLLLLPGFGPVIETAEAAASALF; the protein is encoded by the coding sequence ATGGTTAACGCGCTCCCGCAGGTCGCTGCGCTACTCCCGGTGCTGCTGCTCGGATTCACCGGGCTGGCCCTGCTGCTCGTCGACACGATCAGCCCCGACGAGCGGTCGAACACCTCGATGGCGGCCGTGAGCACGCTCGGCGCGCTCGCCTCGCTCGCGGCGACGGTCTGGTTCGTCGCCTCGGGGACCGGTAGCGTCGACACCGGCGGCGCGATCACGCTGTTCGCAGACGCGATCAAGGTCGACACCATGGCGCTGTTCTTCACCGCCATCTTCGCGTCCGTGACGGCGCTCGTCGTCGTCGCCGGCCACGACTACTTCCACGACCACGCCAACCCGGCGGCGTTCTACTCGCTCGTGACCTTCGCCGCGACGGGGATGGCGCTGCTCGCGGTCGCGAACTCGCTCGCGGTCGTGTTCGTCGCCTTGGAGATGGTGTCGCTGCCGTCGTACGTGCTCGTCGCGTACCTCAAGCGGAACCGCGGGAGCGTCGAAGCGGGGATGAAGTACTTCCTCGTCGGCGCGCTCTCGTCCGCCATCTTCCTGTTCGGCATCTCGCTGGTGTACGCGGCGACGGGGTCGCTCATCCTGAGCGACATCGCGTCGGCGTCGATAGAGGGACTCACGGGCGTCCTCGGCGTCGGTATCGTGATGATGATCGGCGGCGTCGCGTTCAAGACGGCCTCCGTCCCGTTCCACTTCTGGGCGCCGGAGGCGTACGAGGGCGCGCCCGCGCCGGTGAGCGCGTTCCTCTCGTCGGCGTCGAAGGCCGCCGGGTTCGTCGTCGCGTTCCGCGTGTTCACCGAGGCGTTCCCGCTCGAGATGGCGGTCTCCGCGAACATCGACTGGATGCTCGCGTTCGCGGTCCTCGCGGCCGTCACGATGACGGTCGGGAACTTCGCGGCCGCGGTCCAAGAGGAGGTCAAGCGGATGCTGGCGTACTCCTCCATCGGCCACGCCGGCTACGCGCTCATCGGCGTCGCCGCGCTCACGGTCGACGGGCCGGCGAACGGCACCGTCATGGCCACCGCGATGACCCACCTGCTCGTCTACGGGTTCATGAACACCGGCGCGTTCCTCTTCGTCGCGATGGCGGAGCGGTGGGGCGTCGGCAAGACCTTCGCGGACTACGCGGGGCTCGCGCGGCGCGCGCCCGTCGCCTCGACGGCGATGGCCGTGTTCATGTTCTCGCTCGCCGGGCTCCCGCCGTTCGCCGGGTTCTTCTCGAAGTACTTCCTGTTTCAGGCGGCCATCGACAACGGCTTCCTGTGGCTCGCCGGACTCGGCGCGATAAACAGCGTCGTGTCGCTGTACTACTACAGCAGGGTCGTGAAGGCGCTGTGGCTCGACGACCCCGAGACGCAGAGCGCGCTCGACGCGGTCGACGTGCGGCCGACGGCGCTGTACGCCGCGGTCGTCTTCGCGGCGGTCGCGACGTTGCTGCTGCTCCCCGGCTTCGGTCCCGTCATCGAGACGGCCGAGGCGGCGGCGTCCGCGCTGTTCTGA
- a CDS encoding PAS domain-containing sensor histidine kinase produces MTSALGEHASVLVLSGDPELSEDLEARLEPRVDDGDGTFAVKAHAVTSDAADEAQITDVDVTVVVDEAGLERVRSVDRDGAVVAYVDDPAGETATDPVVDATAGTPEALSDTVAWLLARDRRSVVRSEPTRTPSRIEQLNAGMAELAAVRSVDEAYRAVTAVAEQVFPEYQSVVAVRDGEWVEPVVASSGTPVEDCNRVRVGGGVAGRAVRTGNASIAPNPNPESRFDTLLTVPVGDDVVFQLAAGADGFDDDDRRLAELLGSHLEETLDRIAVTETLRTERDRLLALFTNVPDPAIAYDYVDGDPIVRQVNDAFEETFGYDAETVTGESIDDYIVPAGSGPEADDLNERLQRGENVRREVARTTADGTRHFILHVIPIRLDAENAAGYAIYTDVTDRREREETLRRQNERLDEFASIVSHDLRNPLSVAEGYVDLARETGDMDHLDRAADAIGRMDELVEDLLSLARQGRSVGETESVSLADIAREAWEGVDTDGATLTVDSDTTLEANRTRLRELFENVFRNSVEHGSTSSRAEPDDSVEHGDSPPDAPLSVRVGVAALREDDGTVVDGFYVEDDGRGLPEDDIDRVFESGFTTEESGTGLGLAISERIAEAHGWTVAACPAESGGARFEFRTE; encoded by the coding sequence GTGACTTCTGCGTTGGGCGAGCACGCGTCGGTTCTCGTGCTCAGCGGTGACCCCGAGCTCTCCGAGGACCTCGAGGCGCGGCTCGAACCCCGCGTGGACGACGGCGACGGGACGTTCGCGGTCAAGGCGCACGCCGTTACCTCGGACGCGGCCGACGAGGCGCAGATCACCGACGTCGACGTGACCGTCGTCGTCGACGAGGCGGGGCTCGAACGCGTCCGGTCGGTCGACCGCGACGGCGCCGTGGTCGCGTACGTCGATGACCCGGCTGGCGAGACCGCGACCGACCCGGTCGTGGACGCGACCGCCGGGACGCCCGAGGCGCTTTCGGACACCGTGGCGTGGCTCCTCGCCCGCGACCGGCGGTCGGTCGTCCGGTCGGAACCGACGCGGACTCCCTCGCGGATCGAACAGCTCAACGCTGGGATGGCGGAGCTGGCCGCCGTCAGATCGGTCGACGAGGCGTACCGTGCCGTCACCGCCGTCGCGGAGCAGGTGTTCCCGGAGTACCAGTCCGTGGTCGCCGTCCGCGACGGGGAGTGGGTCGAGCCGGTGGTCGCCTCCAGCGGGACGCCGGTCGAGGACTGTAACCGAGTCCGCGTCGGCGGCGGAGTGGCCGGGCGTGCCGTCCGGACCGGGAACGCGTCTATCGCGCCGAACCCGAACCCCGAGAGCCGGTTCGACACGCTGCTCACCGTCCCGGTCGGAGACGACGTCGTCTTTCAGCTCGCCGCCGGGGCGGACGGGTTCGACGACGACGACCGGCGACTGGCGGAGCTGCTCGGCTCCCACCTCGAAGAGACGCTCGATCGGATCGCCGTTACCGAGACTCTTCGGACGGAACGCGACAGGCTGCTCGCGCTGTTCACGAACGTCCCGGACCCCGCCATCGCCTACGACTACGTCGACGGCGACCCAATCGTCCGGCAGGTGAACGACGCGTTCGAGGAGACGTTCGGATACGACGCGGAGACGGTGACCGGAGAGTCGATCGACGATTACATCGTGCCCGCCGGCTCCGGACCGGAGGCCGACGACCTCAACGAGCGGTTACAGCGCGGCGAGAACGTCCGCCGGGAGGTGGCCCGGACGACCGCCGACGGGACCCGTCACTTCATCCTCCACGTCATCCCGATCCGCCTCGACGCGGAGAACGCCGCCGGCTACGCCATCTACACCGACGTCACCGACCGGCGAGAGCGCGAGGAGACGCTCAGACGGCAGAACGAGCGGCTCGACGAGTTCGCGTCCATCGTGTCACACGACCTCCGAAACCCGCTGTCGGTCGCGGAGGGGTACGTCGACCTCGCTCGCGAGACCGGCGACATGGACCACCTCGACAGGGCCGCGGACGCGATCGGTCGGATGGACGAACTCGTCGAGGACCTCCTGTCGCTGGCCAGACAGGGGCGGTCGGTCGGAGAGACGGAGTCCGTCTCGCTGGCCGATATCGCCCGCGAGGCGTGGGAGGGCGTCGACACCGACGGCGCGACCCTGACCGTCGACTCGGACACGACGCTGGAGGCGAACCGCACGCGGCTTCGCGAACTGTTCGAGAACGTCTTTCGGAACAGTGTGGAACACGGTTCCACGAGCAGTCGGGCGGAGCCCGACGACAGCGTGGAACACGGCGACAGCCCTCCGGACGCGCCACTCTCGGTCCGCGTGGGCGTTGCGGCCCTCCGTGAGGACGACGGCACCGTCGTGGACGGCTTCTACGTCGAAGACGACGGGCGGGGGCTCCCGGAGGACGACATCGACCGGGTGTTCGAGAGCGGGTTCACGACCGAGGAGTCGGGCACGGGACTCGGGCTGGCGATCAGCGAGCGAATTGCCGAGGCGCACGGCTGGACCGTCGCCGCGTGTCCCGCCGAGAGCGGCGGAGCGCGGTTCGAGTTCCGGACGGAGTGA
- the srp19 gene encoding signal recognition particle subunit SRP19: MVENVVYPAYFDAELSRSEGRRVPMDMAVEAPTVDEIAKAVQQVGYDAVVERDATYPREFDARGSVAVRGTEDTAKNDLVQAIAAYLGVLRE; the protein is encoded by the coding sequence ATGGTCGAGAACGTCGTCTACCCCGCCTACTTCGACGCCGAGCTGTCGCGCTCGGAGGGACGCCGCGTCCCGATGGACATGGCGGTCGAAGCGCCGACCGTCGACGAGATCGCGAAGGCCGTCCAGCAGGTCGGCTACGACGCCGTCGTCGAGCGCGATGCGACCTACCCCCGAGAGTTCGACGCCCGCGGTTCCGTGGCGGTCAGAGGCACCGAGGACACCGCGAAAAACGACCTCGTTCAGGCGATCGCCGCGTACCTCGGCGTTCTCCGGGAGTAA